The sequence AGAGGTTGCTGTGAGATTCTGCCAGAGGCTGGAATGTGACCTTTTGACATTTGTCGCTTGGAGATAAACAGGATGGTATGTCACTGAATAAGCTTCCCTATGTCCATCTTTTAAGTGACCCTGTACCTTGTTCGACAGCTGGTGGTACAAGAGAAAATCAAAAGGAAAAGAATACAGTCAAATAAAAGCCCCTATGTGCTTATTTAAATGGATATTTGAAAGAGATGCTTGTAAATataagcttctttttttttaaaagtttgtgcacagaaatgtatttagagaagaaaaaaacccacaaagtTAATACATTAAAGTGCCACAACCTTTAAGAGTCTTGCTAATATTTACTCTGCCTGTGCTGACATTGTTTTCTTAAGCCAGTTACCAGCgtcatggattttttttgtatatccAGTATTAATTGCAAGCCATGACTTGCAGGTCATCACGTAAATATGCCGCAAGCGTTGGCATTTTCTTAAGTCAGGGAGATTTAACTGTATGAACCTATTTTCAAGTAGCTTCATGTCCCAACtgaaaagacacacatacacatacacacacacacacacagagttgtcCATGTGATCATTTCAGCAAAGTCACTCCCTGCTATCCAAAACTTGGCTTGATACTAGGAGGGCCCCCGCTATTCTTGTTGCCAGGGCGACTGTGCATTCTGCTGTGAACTTTGGAGTAGAGCACACACAGCGCTGATTGTGTCTGACCTTACAGCTCTCTGTGCAGGGCAAACTTTTGACTTTGCATGGCTATTAGTGCAGCATGCTGTCTAGAGAACATGAGAAGTTTTATTTGAGAGCTGTTTTTGCTGCAGCTGCGCAACAAAGCGACAGATCTTTTAAAGAAAGAACTTTCTCTTGGGGTTTTCTTGGATGGTTTTGTagagttaaaaaatgaaaaaaaacaaagtgcaagTTAACTGGGGAGGATTGAGGAGTAGATGTTGAATCAAGGCATAATCATTTTGATAGAGTTCAGCCTGTCAGGGGAGGAGCTGAGTCAAGTGTCAGTAGATTGTGAAACATGAGACAGATTCATCACAGAACTGGAATTGACTGGACAGGACTAGACCCTTCCTACTGCATTCAGCACAACCTCCACTAAATGTTACAGTAGCCAAAGAGGAGCTCATGTCTCAAAAATGATTGTTTGTATTAGAAAAGCAGTTTTAGAGGAAGCATGACCAGATAAACAAAGGGTTGTTCTCAGATTTTCCAGCACCAAAAGTGCATTTCTGAAGTATGAAATTGCAATTAGACATCTTTTAACAAGTGATAAACTAACCTCAACCAAGTCCAGTGAATCTCATATGACGTTTCACTCAGGGCATAAACATGTGAAGCACAAAAATTAACATGTGCGTTCAGGATTTATAGTTACCCACAACACTGACAAATCTAGTGATATAATCGTGGAATAGACAAACATATAACTTGCACATATCAACTCATAACAGGAAGAGATTGTTGCAGTAGGGCAACAAGCAGCCGTAGTCCAGCTCCAGGTTTTATTGTCTGTCAACATGGTCATCCtccctggtgtgtgtgtgtgcctgtgtgagtgtgtgtgtttgtgtgtgtaatcatgGTGGGTTCCCATCCTTTCTCATGGTAATTGGAGCTCTGGAATGGAGTTTTTGCAGCGGGACGCGCAGTCCTCCACAAGGCTCAGGAGCTGGACTTCAGATTGACAATGGACTATCTTAGAATGGCTGTCGTTGTTTGAAgccctatgtgtgtgtgtgtgtgcggggggTGGTGCTTGTTTTTGAAGTGGTTCGAAGAAAGTTGCTAGCAGCAGGTGGGTGAAGCTTCATCATCTTTTCCTTTCTCCCTCTTGCTCTGTTTTCATCTGTGTATAACGTAGTGaaaatgtagtgcagtaaaagAATGTGAAAATCGGATCATACGTTTCttataatgtttgtgtttttattctgagGTTTCGGGCGCATTgacagtattttaaatatttgttagaAGAGAGTCCATTAAAGACTAGCCTAAATAAATAGTCTGTAGTTATAAATGTGGCCTCCCtttggttttggtttcatttattAAAGATAGAGTTGTGACGATTAGTAgatgaacagaaaatgaattggcaactattttgataatcgaataattgtctaaatttgttgtttttaggttttcaaatgtgatgatttaatgcttttctttgtcatacatgatagtaaactgaatatatttgggttttggactgtttttcagACATAACAGCATTTTAAGACATGAGCTTAGACTCTGGGATATtgtattttcactattttcagaaaataatcttcagattaatccataatgatGTGATACCACAGTAAAATATTGTATATAGTATCAAAGGGGAAAGCCAAAGAAAGTGTAAAAGTTTCAGTGCCTTACTTTTTGGGTTTGGTCAAAACCGGAGCTGCAAAACACTGGATATCATACAAATTACACAACGCATAAAAACCATAAATCATAGTAGGAGTATGTGATATTCAGAAATATACCCAGCAACAGCAACACTCCAGCCACAATCTAATGAATGTTTGTGAAATTGTAAGACACACATTTTCTGACTGAGCTGTCATTTGTTTCACCTTACAGcaccttgtttttttgtgaaaaccTCGATGACCCGTGTTAATGTATCAGTTGTGACTGTAAATGTAGTCACACCCAGTGTCTTAAGAAACACGGTGTTTTGTTTAGTGAGTGACGAGGCGTatgtcattttgacattttatagtgCCATAGTACACTCCCTGTTTTGACAGATACAGACATCTAATGTTTAACTACAGGCTTACTGTTGACCATGATTCATAAAGTGGAGGGGAATCAGGAAGTGATTctacttttgtttcttttgaaacCATTTATAAATGATCTGATTCTTGAGAAATGTTCAGGCTCCTGTTCTAAGAAGCAGGTTTGAATGTTCTCTGTATAATTTttccaagaaaaacacaaaacctccCAAAATCAGAATCTAGAGCATGGActgatgtaaaaacaaaaagagccATCCATGTTTTATCCAGATGACTCAGTAAAACCTGTTTTTTGGAACAGGCCCCAGGTCTACACTACACTATTGATTCCACCTGTTGAAGCCTGTTCATTACAAACAGTGACTTAAAGCTTTGACACACAAACTCTGTATGAATtgaaaagtgaaagaagaaaagacactcaatgttttaatgtcttttaccaaattgaacaaaaaaaattccCCCAGTTTGCTTTGACATTTGTTGGAAatgcatgttttaaattaaaggaATGCTTATGATAGCTTTTGTACAAGTTCAACATTACCTAAAGATAGTGTAAGTACATAATGGCCTAATGTTAACACCAGAgcctgtgagagagagagttgtcATAGTTAGAGTAtccttttttaagtttttatgttgtttaccTTATTTCACTTCCTGTATGTGCTGTATGGTTCTTTTCAATAAGGCAGCTCAATTTTTGCTCAACAGAAAGTTTAGTAGAAAGCTTGTTTTCACCAGTTATTGTATCTGAACAGGGTTGAAAAATTGATAAAGAATGTAATGTTGTAATGGAATCAGaattgttaaaaacattttccaattCCCATCATTATTGGATGAACCGGGGGGAAAAGAAGTCTGTGTTCTCTGTCCTCTGTATTCATTAGACCATGTAAATTTCAGTGGATGTCAGAATGGTATTTATTAGTGGGTGCCCATCTTCCCTCCCCTGCAAATACCATTAAACACAgtctctctgttttattttccaagTTCTCTAATATGCGTAACCAGGTCAGCGTTTGAATGTAACTCATTTATTAACCCTCATTCTGCTGGGATCTCGCACAGACACTCCTCCCCCAAACCCCCTGCAGAGTGATGATCCTGCCTCCCCATGTCTACGTATTTGCTTCCCATAAAAAGTAGATCATACCATAAGCAACTGCTTCGACacttgttctgtgtgtgtgtgtgtgtttaaatatggTGTATAGAGCCAAGGTTTATTGTATGTTGTAGCACTTTATGTTTTTCAGCTATTCAGCGCATACTAGTTAGCAATCAACAAATGTTTACAATCAGGGCAAAGCTGTAAACAGTAATGAATAACAGCAGATTGAAACCAAATGACTTTATATGATACCTGATGGGATGAACAGGAAACTGAGCTGGTCCCAATTCATCTCTGTGATATTCTGACTTTAGAAACATTCCAAAAAAAGTTGATTACATTTATTAGTATCTTTATTGTGTATCAGACCTCAGagagcatcttttttttctgtgtagaaGATGTACAAAAGTAGTTTATAAGCTTTGACTCGTTGAGTTTATTGGCTGGATACTAATCCGTTTTTCAGCAGGAGACTGATGTTTGTACTGCATGATTAGTCTCTCTGATTGTTGGCATCCAGTCACAGGTGTGTGACTCACTATTGAATAGTGAAGGATACTGAAGGAGGGGTGTTTCCTGTTGACGTGCTGCTGACTGAGTGGCACGGgcaaatattttcatgttaacaCCTAACTTTAGGTGCCCCTGAAATATTCTGTAAACCTCTTTAAAAGCCTGAAgatgtgtttactgtatgtaaatgtatgtgtggTGTGTAAAAGACTCACACGATTGTACTtcacacaacaaagaaaagtgGAATTCCAATAGAAGTGGGTCAAAATCTGGTCGTGCAGTTTCACAGGTTGCTTGTGATGGAAATGGCTGCGCATTAAAGCATGTGAAGTGGAGCATATGatgcagttgtgtgtgtgtgtgtgtacgtggaGGATCAAACGTGGGAATGAGCCGATTGATTGCAATTAAAAGCAGAGTCTTTTGttagctgtctctctctcttgttttgtgttgtgtgacTTTTAAAACCCATTAGTGGACTACTTTCTCATCAGTGGGCAATTGCTGGGGCGCCGGCATTTGGCAGAGAAATAGTGGTGCAGGGAGATATGGTGCAAGCGATGAGAAAAGCTCCTTTGAGTTGAGCTTTAGCCAAGTCAcgtgaagagagacagagacggagagGGTTGAGGTCAGGGTGGGAGGGAGACAAAAGGCAGGTGGCCCAGGGatcagacacacattttttttttaaatgtaaaaagttgtggttttaatttgggttatattttaatattcctGTGAAAATCTGGCATTTTAAATggtcaataaatcattttgtcatGAAATATTTAGGAAAATATGTGACTGCTTCCTGTGATTTACGCAAAACTATAAGGTTGTAGCattgtggatgtgtgtgtgtgtgtgtgtgtgtgtgtgtgtgtgtgtgtgtgtgtgtgtgtgtgtgtgtgtgtgtgtgtgtgtgtgtgtgtgtgtgtgtgtgtgtgtgtgtgtgtgtgtgtgtgtgtgtgtgtgtgtgtgtgtgtgtgtgtgtagcgtgGGCATGTTTGCAAGTTCCTGCAAGGGGGTAATATGAGGGTAAGCAGAGTTAACTTCATTAGCCTCTGACAGCATCTGTTCAAGGAGCGAGGGTGACGTCACCTTCATCAGTCAACACAGCGCGGCGCAGCTTGCATCTTCTCCTGCTGAGATGTTACAGAATAAGTTTCGTCCactgaaataaacacagactaCCTCGAGAGCACTGCTTTATTTGTGGTGATGCACAAGCCCACTCTGAATACGTTAATGTAACTCTTGTATGTCCAGGTGTTTCTGCTATGACCTGTTAGCATCACAAATAACCTAAAATCCTATTTGACTCACTGAGAACTAAAAGATGCACTTAACAGATAGAGCAGCAGTAGTCATTTTTATATCCAGTCCAGCTGTCTTTCTTACATTTTGTATTACACGTATGTGTTGCACAGACTAGTCCTGGTTCTTTCTCATCACCCTCCAGTACTGTTAATCTCTCATcccctctgtccctctctctaaCTGTCTCTTATTTAATGTCTGCCCGGTCCCCTGAGAGCCTCTATGTCTGTAGTTGCTGTCATAGGCCATTGTGCCACACACAAAGAGCCTGAGTCCACTCCAGTTTTGGGTCCATTGATAAAAAGCACTGGTGCGTGAACCAGGCTCTCCCTCCAGCCCCAGGCATCCCCAGAGATCAGCCCTCTGCGAGTGATAGCAGAGACATTGATCAAAAGCTAGTCAGACAAGACGAGGAGTGAAGGCTGGACCGGGGTGGGTGGGCAGGAGCGTGTTTTGTTACAAATGAATGGAGATGTGGGCTGggaaagttatttttatttaactcttTCCTTTTTTAGACATTATTATCTTTACAATAACCACTTTTCTGTTACTTCCTCGCTACAACAAGCTTTCAATTTCATGGCAACTAATGAAAAGAAATTGGAAGGATTATGAGAGGAAACTGATTAGTTTGATTAAAAATAACACGATAAGTCTGAAAAAGGTGTTTAATAGTTCTGATAGAATATATCGAGCAAgatcaaaaacatttacaggatttttaatacatacaaatacataaatatgcTTTTGGGAGATTTAccaatatgaatacatttagttGGAGCTaaatctttcttctttcctgtctttcCAGAGATGACACTCCTGTCGTCCCAACCCAAACCCTTGGAGCCTGCCTCAGTCTCGGATGCGACCCCCGCCGCTGGAACAGAGGATCCTGAGCTGAGGATGCTGGAGAAGAGGTCAAAAGTCATCGAAGAgctgctgcagacagagaaGGACTACATCAAAGACCTGCAGATGTGCGTGGAGGAGATCATTGAGCCACTGCAGAAGAAGCAGGTGAGGAGATGTTGTAAACACGGTGTTGCTGTATTAAGTCATGTAAGGACCTCaagagaaatgagaaacaaTGCAAAATAGATGAGCAGGAGAGGTGATAAAGAGGTTGAAGGATTGAAACATTGACTGTAAAATATGGGATCTACATGTATGATTTTAAtaagagctaaaaaaaaacaattgcagTTCTTTAGAGGTGAGTTGTTTACATGCGCACCAGTATCCCAATTTTGAGTCTTTCCGTCTTTTTGACCATATCTAGGACATTGAACATAGAAACCATCTAAACATAAACTAAAGTCTAACATTACTGTGACTGCGTGAGTTCTGATGCATTTACTCCTTTGCTGGATTTAGCTTCTTCTAGTTTCTGTAACCAGGTTTGGATTTGTGTGTATCAGTTAACACGGAAGAACTTTTATCACTGTTTTAACACCTTTTTTTATCTGCCCTCTTCTAAAGGTGAAGAACGTGGACTTTGATGGACTCTTTGGCAACATCAACTCTGTGATTGACCTGTCGCAGCGCCTCTTTGACGCACTGCACGACACAGACTCTATCGGTAAGgaggatgtttttaaaaagcgtAGATCCTATGAGGTAATTGTTTCACCTACAGTCCAGTCAGGTGGCTGCTTAACTGTCACCTGATCAAATTTTATTGGTTGAGTAAAACTTTGAACGCAGTTTGAAAAAAAGCTGCCGTTACAGGAAGGAAACTGAAGGTTAATTATTTGAAGAAATGTTTGATTATTGTTGTATGCAGTGTACCAAAATAGTTAAGATTTTGTCAACTCTATCTGATCTGACTTAGTGTATTTGATTAACTTTTGTATTAGTGAAACATATCCTCCTTtttcatttcctgcttttaatttttaaatgaacacatgGCATTTACCTTTCTGTACCCTGTGCTCTCAGGAAAGGTATTTCTGGACTTCAAAGCAGAGCTGGAGGAGGTTTACAAGATCTACTGCCAGAACCACGATGATGCTATCTCTCTGCTAGAGAGCTACGAGAAAGATGAAAACATCCAGCGTCATGTGTTGGAGTGTCTGGAGAGGCTGAGGTGAGTCACTGTGGGGAGAAAATGTCTGGAAAAAAGGGTCATTCATTAGTTTCAGATTTCAGCATTGACCTGTATGtgtgacttaaaaaaaaaaaatcattcacgTTTTTGCATGTGAGTGACGAGAAACGTGCATGTGGGTGTGTAAAAGCATGAAAACAACCCCAGGAGTGGCCGCtaatacaaatatacagtttaagTTTAAGTAAAACGTTAACTGTAAAGAGCTGTTGATCATTTATTGTAAGCTTTAAAATGTGACTGGGTCAGCAGACTTTGGACTTAAGACATTcaggttttctgtttgttttgaaataaTCTTGTTGTTATGGAGTTCAAGGCAACAGCACTGTTTCCTGTATGCTCATATTCACTTGGAATTCATTTATgacaggggtttttttttgcagactTTGAACTTATACACGTAGGCATGTTATTAGAGAGAAGTAGTCAGGGTCAATCTTGATACAGAACAAATACTTTGTCATAATACTGTCATTTACTTCTGCCATGTATGTGTGCTCCATCTCCTTGTCTTTTTGTACACCTTAGTAATGTTGAGCAGTTACAGAATGTGCCCTACCTGGTTTCACCTGTCTGGTTTCACCACCAGTGATTCAAACACTTGAGTTGACACTGCTGTGTCACTGTAAAATGTAGTCATCGATCCATGTTTGAAGATAAACACAGGTTTTGTTCGACCGGAGGCATTAGGAAAAAAAGGGCGCTGGTTCCAAGAACAAATcttcataaacaaaagtaaaagcACGACAAAGTTTACACACAGCCAATCCCTTTGTTTACAAGAAGttgtttttagtttcttttttttttttctcttgaaatACAGCTTTTCTAGTCACTTAGTAAGTTTCCAGAGTTTCTAGCCTCATCTGTTGCAACttattcaattttaaaaaggtTGTGTATGCTGCCACCTTCTATAAACTACAAGTTTTACTGCTACACTGGGTCTCCGTCCAGGTTTAAGAGAgaattcataaaacaaaaccataacCGTGAGTGCAGTTGACTATTTTATTGACTCTGCAAGGTTCAAGTCAAATTTTGTGGATTGAGCTGGTGGACAAGTAAACGCttcctgtgtattttttaatcacTGCAGAATTGAAGACTTCATGCATAGGCTtataaatcctgtttttgttatctttctATCTCCTCTCCATACGTTCCTTCAACAGAGCCATATATCGAGAGTGGTAAGTCTTCATAAAGAGTGTCGCCATGATTTCCAGCATGAGAAACATCTTGACCGCATGCTTATTGCTCACTAACCTCCCTCGAAAAGACctccatgtgtgtttgtttaccatGTGTGACAGctaaaacgtgtgtgtgtgggggctCTAAAAGACTCTAAAAGCTTGTGCTGCCACATAAGGCCATTTCAATTTCCTCCCATGGATTGAGATGGactcatattcatattctgttgtttgtgtttgcatgtgcatgtgtgaagtGTATGCCATTGTTTTGAAGGGAGATATTTAATAAGTCAGTGACCCCTTCCTCTTGCCCTGTTGTACTGTATGGATAAGCAAAGAAATGGTTGATCCTGGGAAACACATCTAATGCCATCTTCTGGActaaagcagcaacagcaatTTAGTAACTAGTGTTTTAATATTATtcaaaaaacatcagttaaaaGATCTTTTCTCAATATTaatgagatgattttttttctcattttatgtttgttatacAGATTTGCAGATTCTTACTTGCAAACCTGGAGAAAATcaggaaaacaaaaatccaCCTCTAACACCATAAACATGTAGAATCACATGTGATTTTTCACTAAGTGAAAAATGTGTGCACTGACGTGTTTTAATGTTAAGACGTGGAAATGAGTTTCCCTAAACATTTTCTATTAAATTTGCAAATAAGACGTCTCAAAtcaaaaagtttgttttcattatttcatcaatgaaaaaagaaataaagacgAAAGAAATTATCTCGTAAAAATGAGAAGAGatgtttttgaggtgaaaccgATGCTGAGATAAATCACATGTTGGCTGACAACAATCTAATAAAGCAGTTGTATTGGTGCATTTCCTAAATGAATTCACTCAGTTTGGGGTTAAGCTGTGCGAGCTGTTCGTCCTGTAGACTGCATTAGAACTAAGCAAATCAATATTGTTTTACATATTGTGCCTTCCCTGTTCTTTATTGTCTCCCTGAAATGTATGTGTCATCAtcagaatatgtgtgtgtatctcatATGATGATGGCTACATATCATCACTGTCCACAtgatagaaaaacatgtgtttgaTGAACAAGGGAAGAAACATTTCTTGCCAACATAAGTGACTGTAATGCTGATTTTCTCGACACAGAGAATCTCTCTCACATGTCACGTGTTTTTATTTACCTCTCATCAAAATATTACCTGcaatttctgtcactttttcagGGGGAAAACAAATTACATCAACCTTGGCTCTTTCTTGATCAAGCCGGTGCAGCGGGTGATGCGTTACCCACTGCTGCTGATGGAGCTGCTGGGGGCCACGCCGGAGAGCCACCATGACCGGCCCCAGCTGACTCAGGCTCTGCAGGCCGTCAAGGAGATCAACGTAAACATCAACGAGTACAAGCGCAGGAAGGACCTCGGTAAAACCCCCTCACAGTTTCATTAACTTTATCTCTCTTTGGTTACTATTACTTCTTAATCAGTACAATCTCAGGACTGAGTTTCTTGTCTCAAGTTTTCCCTCTGCTGTCCACAGTGGTGAAGTACAGGAAAGGTGACGAGGATACATTCATTGACAAGATCTCCAAGCTGAGCATGCACTCCATTATCAAAAAATCCAACCGAGTCAGCAGCCACCTCAAGCACCTCACGGGAATTTCACCCCAGGTACATTTCTGCTCCGAGATGACTGTGAAAGTGCACATTAAGGTTAAGGGAAGACTATCAGAgtgttgtgaatgaaaacatgtttgatcTAACATACGTCTTTGcctcctgtctttttctcagaTTAAAGATGAAGCGTTTGATGAGGCTGAAAAGCGATTCAGGCTGCAGGAGAGACTCATCAAGTCTTTTATCAGGGACATTTCTTTGTACCTGCAACACATCAGGGTAGGAGAACTACCTCTCTCACATGAAAAGCTCCACAAGTCAGTGGCTTTGTATTTTTGACTGTGATATGAAATACTTTTATTGGCTTTATTCAAGCCATTTTTAATTGTAACCAAGGTTTTTCTAAAACGTGTTCTGcgtatttaaatattttgttattttgtatgtaaggattttaattgtttaaatacCTCTCTTCAGGAATCTGCATCTGTGAAAGTCCTGGCAGCCATCAGTTTCTGTGACATCTACACAGAGCGAAGTATTCTGGACCCCGAGCGTTTCCAGAGAGCTCACCGCAGCATCAGCGACAAACAATTCACAGAATTTGTAAGTCCTCTTCATCTGCTTAACCTTAGTTAGTTGGTGTAGAAGCGCATTGGATGTGACCTCTGATCaccttcccctcctctcctcccctgaGCAGAAAGAACGCACAGAGGCCTTAGTCATCAACCCGCTCACCCAGCTGCTCCTCATGTTTGCCGGGCCCCACAAACTCATCCAAAAGCGCTTTGACAAGCTGCTGGACTACGACAACTGCAAGGAGCGTGCTGACCGCCTTAAGGACCGTCGTGTCCAGGATGAGCTGCAGGTGGCACGCAACAACTATGAGGCGCTCAACGCCCAACTTCTGGACGAGCTTCCCAAGTTCCACTGTGCAGCAGAAGATCTTTTCACTGGCTGTGTGAGGGCTTTCGCTCAAGCCCAGAAGGACTTCATGAAGACGACACTTGGAGAGCTGAAACCCCTCCTTCAGGTTGTGAGTGTGTCTTTGTTTATGGGGGTTTGAAGGCAGTTGGTGGCTTAAATCTCATCTTTTTGTCCTAAAAATATTACATCTCCATTCCAAATGTAGTAGTAGCTGCGTTCTGTTATTAacccagactttttttttttttttttttacctctgtcTCCAGTTTTCTCGCAAAGTTGGCACAGAGGGCAACCTGATTGCACAGTTCCAAGAGGAGTATGGTCGCGTTCTCCAACTTCTGCAGAGTTTTAGCTTCTGCCCGGAGAACCTGCCTCCAGCCACCACCACAAAAAAACCCTTTGAGAGGAAGACTCTAGAGAAGCAGACCTCCAAAAAGCAACTGCAAGGACCTGTGAGTTGAACTTAAATCCCACCGTCCCTCTACCATATTTTAATGCATGAGAGGAGTAACTCAGTAACCGCAAGTCTTGTCCTTTCAGCCCAACCACACTCTGCAGACAGATGAGCACCGTGCAGGGCTTCTGGTACGCTATGGCCCTGAGAAACTCTTCCAGGCCGAGAGGAACTTCAACGCAGCCCAAGATCTGGACGTCTCTATACTAGAGGGAGACCTTGTGGGTGTTATCAAGCAACAGGACCCCATGGGAAGCCATAATCGCTGGCTGATTGATACTGGAGGTAGGTAGTATTTTAATGTCTTGAACCGCTAACAACATCTGGAAAAATTGGTGTAGCAATATAATTAATTTCCATGTCTTCTCTTGCTTTTCTTGATTTGCAGTCACCAAGGGTTTTGTGTACAGCTCCTTCCTGAAACCTTACAACCCACGCAGAAGCCAGTCAGACGTATCCATTGAGAGTCAGTCGTCCAATGAGTCAGGCTACGGCGGCTCCTCCCCTGTTTTTTCCCGCCAGAACAGCAACAGCACACTGACCTTTAACCAGGAAACAGCCACTGTCAGCTTTTCCACTGGGCAGCCCCAAAGTCAATCATCGCCACACCCTTCGATGGACTCTGCCTCCTCTCGTAGGAGTCACCACAGAGATATACCGAACCCCGACTCTGCCAGTCAGACCAACTCCATAAACTCCTCACCTCGAAATTTCTCAAACCGTCGGGAATTCTCAGACCAAACGCACCGAAGTTCCCCCagtcacagagacacagagccCTCCTACCGGCACTCGGGTAGTCACAGAGACTCATATGACACAAGTCATGCGAGTCCGACTGGCCACAAGGAGATGTCGGACCTCTATGACACAGACTCAAATTCTTCACTCAGAAGCAGTCGTTCACAGCGGTATGGACACACAGACAAGGCCTATAGTTCATACCAGTGGAGAAATGGAGATAGCGGTGGCCAGAAGAAGTCTGCGTACTCTCGAGATGAGTACATTGAGCAGGAGCCAGAACCAGAACATGAGAGTGAATTAGATGGTCATCAGGTGAGATTTTGTTCGAGTAATATGATGTATTTCACCGGACTCTATACTGTAGGTTCTTTCAGCTCTAGAAAATACCATAGCTTCCTTTAGCTCGTTGTTTGGGTTTTACAGCCCTCAAA is a genomic window of Thunnus maccoyii chromosome 20, fThuMac1.1, whole genome shotgun sequence containing:
- the LOC121886663 gene encoding dynamin-binding protein isoform X4, translated to MKSPVVYGNPVMFGPVDWNYAAGATVRRGKSVEELGDAGWAKERERMAHLQQLQQLQQLQLQQQQVGYPGYGAIPPGQPQGPVMIASPGDPIPASGSPMPVHASMMPVHRQAMVAAGGPMPPPVHVAPPWPVQWENQAQIIQGNVSHQPSWEYDERHKAAFTDKSPQGQNVYFHPGSEDGHLELRISEWKGKHCFYQGPEDYSQQDYSRVPQQKDNHDFRSREGPGQLDEDRRRRDNYVRENDHYDERYGHRSHRDYTDCEHKDKYKYRDHYDRKYDERYDDREQQYYENRKHRKHDLKGHDSYNSEYEEYYDHKDTYTRRDNYRDNDHYYEQDRDYYDSKESKRHREKDYYQRREEDHYYDERKHKDHYYDRRAEDQHDRREYLYKDRDVYNRRDEETYPSKGRGQYDSEIDEHYGYKEKDHYRYNRYKDTGDDRRDEHYNHRRRDNYKAKEHYELRSVDHYDHENEDCHNRTEIDPYESREGGHSHYKARDRYRDLRSMSSDSRYEEYPKKDRKTHCEEWVEQQNQKLVLREMRSFEDPVIYRHSDEQEKGYESSAGSTGTKRGRKPVYVGSLDRNSFYRKTAPSSLRKSQFATNRKQNQEMTLLSSQPKPLEPASVSDATPAAGTEDPELRMLEKRSKVIEELLQTEKDYIKDLQMCVEEIIEPLQKKQVKNVDFDGLFGNINSVIDLSQRLFDALHDTDSIGKVFLDFKAELEEVYKIYCQNHDDAISLLESYEKDENIQRHVLECLERLRAIYREWGKTNYINLGSFLIKPVQRVMRYPLLLMELLGATPESHHDRPQLTQALQAVKEINVNINEYKRRKDLVVKYRKGDEDTFIDKISKLSMHSIIKKSNRVSSHLKHLTGISPQIKDEAFDEAEKRFRLQERLIKSFIRDISLYLQHIRESASVKVLAAISFCDIYTERSILDPERFQRAHRSISDKQFTEFKERTEALVINPLTQLLLMFAGPHKLIQKRFDKLLDYDNCKERADRLKDRRVQDELQVARNNYEALNAQLLDELPKFHCAAEDLFTGCVRAFAQAQKDFMKTTLGELKPLLQVFSRKVGTEGNLIAQFQEEYGRVLQLLQSFSFCPENLPPATTTKKPFERKTLEKQTSKKQLQGPPNHTLQTDEHRAGLLVRYGPEKLFQAERNFNAAQDLDVSILEGDLVGVIKQQDPMGSHNRWLIDTGVTKGFVYSSFLKPYNPRRSQSDVSIESQSSNESGYGGSSPVFSRQNSNSTLTFNQETATVSFSTGQPQSQSSPHPSMDSASSRRSHHRDIPNPDSASQTNSINSSPRNFSNRREFSDQTHRSSPSHRDTEPSYRHSGSHRDSYDTSHASPTGHKEMSDLYDTDSNSSLRSSRSQRYGHTDKAYSSYQWRNGDSGGQKKSAYSRDEYIEQEPEPEHESELDGHQIYYALYSFNARCANELSISANQRLRILEFQDMNGNSDWWLGEAGGRRGYVPSNYIRKSEYT